A part of Sebastes fasciatus isolate fSebFas1 chromosome 10, fSebFas1.pri, whole genome shotgun sequence genomic DNA contains:
- the apbb2a gene encoding amyloid beta precursor protein binding family B member 2 isoform X3 translates to MAERKSAKAAAGSSSQTGSDVPLQEFPIPKTELVQKFHVLYLGMTTVSRPIGMDIINGALENLLTTTGKEDWTPVILSIADTTLAVIKEKEEEEEVLVECRVRFLSFMGVGRDVHSFAFVMDTGSQHFQCHAFWCDPNAGNVSEAVQAACVLRYQKCLVARPPSQRAGSSSSPSPDSVTRRVTTSVKRGVQSLIDTLKPKKQPPELPQQ, encoded by the exons ATGGCTGAAAGGAAAAGTGCCAAGGCTGCAGCTGGCAGCTCCTCCCAGACCGGCTCCGATGTACCCCTACaag agtttCCCATACCAAAGACTGAGTTGGTGCAGAAGTTTCATGTCCTGTATCTGGGTATGACAACTGTGTCTCGCCCCATAG GTATGGACATCATAAATGGGGCCCTAGAAAACCTCCTGACCACTACAGGCAAAGAGGACTGGACTCCTGTCATATTGAGTATTGCTGACACCACTCTGGCTGTCATCAAAGAAAAG gaagaggaagaggaggtgttgGTAGAGTGTCGAGTCCGTTTCTTGTCCTTCATGGGCGTGGGACGAGATGTGCACTCATTTGCCTTTGTTATGGATACTGGGAGCCAGCATTTCCAGTGCCATGCGTTCTGGTGCGACCCCAACGCAGGCAACGTGTCTGAGGCTGTCCAGGCAGCGTGTGTG CTGCGGTATCAGAAGTGTCTGGTGGCACGGCCGCCCTCCCAACGCGCTGGCTCCTCTTCCTCGCCCTCTCCGGACTCGGTGACCCGCCGGGTGACCACCAGTGTGAAACGTGGCGTTCAGTCACTCATAGACACTCTGAAACCCAAGAAACAGCCGCCGGAACTCCCCCAGCAATGA